The proteins below are encoded in one region of Nocardioides marmorisolisilvae:
- a CDS encoding alpha/beta hydrolase → MNLLSTGLVVVLATLAVGVPLLAAWWWSGRRRLPEGDRRRRALRAAGVFGSCVAAQVVAVFLVFVVVNDQYQFYASFKDLIGATGGTSPILVNQAADAHGGQLESITIHGRASHTTERALVWLPPQYAEQRYRHHRFPVVEFLPGQPAYPGGMVSRFDLGGAAAAAIAHGAKPFVLVVPPIMVRPPEDTECTNVPHGPQALSWLTKDVPAAITSQLRVKHPGRHWSMIGWSTGGFCAAKVLLTDPHDYASAAVLGGYFKPITRGTVPHLFGGNPTLRRHNSPRWLYLHHGLRHDHLLLIAGRQDAETWPETSRMLRTTQGDRRVSFVAFPAGGHNVGDYAAYLPVVFRWLTRTGVLA, encoded by the coding sequence CTGGTGGTGGAGCGGTCGCCGGCGACTCCCGGAGGGCGATCGGCGCCGTCGAGCGCTCCGGGCAGCCGGGGTCTTCGGCAGCTGCGTGGCGGCACAGGTGGTCGCCGTCTTCCTGGTGTTCGTCGTGGTCAACGACCAGTACCAGTTCTACGCGTCCTTCAAGGACCTGATCGGCGCCACCGGGGGCACCTCCCCGATCCTGGTCAACCAGGCCGCCGACGCCCACGGCGGCCAGCTGGAGAGCATCACCATCCACGGAAGGGCCTCGCACACCACCGAGCGCGCCCTGGTCTGGCTGCCGCCGCAGTACGCCGAGCAGCGTTACCGGCACCACCGCTTCCCGGTCGTGGAGTTCCTGCCCGGCCAGCCCGCCTATCCGGGCGGGATGGTCTCCCGCTTCGACCTCGGTGGCGCTGCCGCGGCGGCGATCGCCCACGGGGCGAAGCCGTTCGTGCTCGTCGTCCCGCCGATCATGGTGCGCCCGCCCGAGGACACCGAGTGCACCAACGTCCCGCACGGGCCGCAGGCGCTGAGCTGGCTGACCAAAGACGTCCCGGCAGCGATCACCTCGCAGCTGCGAGTGAAACACCCGGGACGGCACTGGTCGATGATCGGCTGGAGCACCGGTGGCTTCTGCGCGGCGAAGGTCCTGCTCACCGACCCGCACGACTACGCGTCCGCCGCCGTGCTGGGTGGCTACTTCAAGCCGATCACCCGCGGGACGGTCCCGCATCTCTTCGGGGGCAACCCGACGCTGCGTCGGCACAACTCGCCACGCTGGCTCTACCTGCATCACGGCCTCCGTCACGATCACCTGCTGCTGATCGCCGGCCGGCAGGACGCCGAGACATGGCCGGAGACCAGCCGGATGCTGCGCACCACCCAGGGCGACCGGCGGGTCAGCTTCGTGGCGTTCCCCGCCGGGGGGCACAATGTCGGCGACTACGCGGCCTACCTGCCCGTGGTCTTCCGCTGGCTGACCAGGACCGGCGTCCTCGCGTGA
- a CDS encoding SGNH/GDSL hydrolase family protein: protein MSRRRPSTVPALGRLALAMLLAAALAGCALSTGAAVGHPAARASRASRAPRAVPTRPPLRAYRPTTVVGLGDSVMAGSACGCAGPVAEYARVVGRRSGQRVVDINLGRNGATTSTLLSRLHQRGAGRDVMRARVVLVIIGANDLLPQRRRWEDSGCPPSCYAPAVAAMGRRIRRVLTRVRTLRAHSRGTVLVADYWNVFKDGKVARNDGGQPLIAWSRRVSRAANRAICRAARGEDATCVDTYTAFVGNDRDPTGLLADDGDHPNPKGVALLVRQLVRATPAGEFR from the coding sequence GTGAGTCGGCGCAGACCGAGCACGGTGCCGGCTCTCGGGAGGCTGGCGCTGGCGATGCTCCTGGCCGCGGCGCTCGCAGGGTGTGCACTCTCCACGGGTGCGGCCGTTGGTCACCCGGCCGCTCGGGCCAGCCGGGCCAGTCGGGCGCCGCGCGCCGTGCCGACCCGCCCCCCGCTGCGCGCCTATCGGCCCACCACGGTGGTCGGTCTCGGCGACTCGGTGATGGCCGGATCCGCCTGTGGCTGCGCGGGCCCGGTGGCGGAGTACGCCCGGGTGGTGGGCCGCCGCAGCGGCCAGCGGGTGGTCGACATCAACCTGGGTCGCAACGGCGCCACCACATCGACGCTGCTCAGCAGGCTGCACCAGCGTGGCGCCGGACGTGACGTGATGCGCGCACGGGTCGTGCTGGTGATCATCGGCGCCAACGACCTGCTGCCCCAGCGCCGGCGTTGGGAGGACTCGGGCTGCCCGCCCTCCTGCTACGCCCCCGCCGTCGCGGCCATGGGCCGGCGGATCAGACGCGTGCTGACCCGGGTGCGGACCCTGCGCGCACATTCGCGCGGCACCGTGCTCGTCGCGGACTACTGGAACGTCTTCAAGGACGGCAAGGTGGCTCGCAATGACGGCGGCCAGCCGCTGATCGCCTGGAGCCGACGCGTGAGCCGGGCGGCCAACCGGGCGATCTGCCGCGCCGCTCGGGGGGAGGACGCCACCTGCGTGGACACCTACACCGCCTTCGTCGGCAACGACCGTGACCCGACCGGTCTGCTCGCCGACGACGGTGACCACCCCAACCCCAAGGGAGTCGCACTGCTGGTGCGGCAGCTCGTCCGGGCGACCCCGGCGGGCGAGTTCCGCTGA